Genomic segment of Candidatus Nanopelagicales bacterium:
ACCTACGCTGATCATCACGACACCCGCACTGATCGGCACGCGAATCCGGGCTGGCTCAGGCCCCTTCTTCGCCGACGACGTCGGTCTCAGGTAGGACCTCGCCGCCGACGGCTCGGTGGTCCTGCCATCCAGGCTCGGGGGTCTCAGGGAAATGACAAGCGACCCACTGACCGTTCCCTACGTCGTGCAGTAGCGGTTCCTCCGCCGCGCACTTGTCCTGCGCTTTCCAACAGCGAGTGCGGAACCGGCACCCGGAGGGTGGATCGGCCGGACTGGGTACGTCCCCCTGGAGGTCGATCCGCTCTCGGGACCGCTGCGCTTCGGGATCAGGTACCGGGGCGGCCGAGATCAGCGCCTTGGTGTAGGGGTGGGCGGGCGCACGGTAGATGTCTTCCTGCGGACCGGTTTCGACGATCTTTCCCAGGTACATGACCGCGATGCGGTCGGCGATCTGCCGCACTACCGCAAGATCGTGGGAGACGAAGACATAGGACAAGCCCATGTCGTCCCGAAGGTCGAGAAGCAGGTTCATGACCTGGGCCTGCACCGACACATCCAACGCCGAAACGGGCTCGTCGGCGACGATAATCTTCGGCTGAAGGGCCAGCGCCCGGGCGACGCCGATGCGCTGCCGCTGACCGCCGGAGAACTGGTGGGGGTAGCGGTTGACGAACTCGGGGTTCAGGCCGACTCGGTCCATCAGGTCCCGAACGGCGTCCTTCTTGCTGCGTCCGGCGAGGGCGTCCGGGTGGATGTCGAACGGTTCCCCGATGATCGAAGCCACCGTCATCCTGGGATTCAAAGACGTGTACGGGTCCTGCAGGATGATCTGGATGTCACGCCGTTTGGCGCGCAACTGCTTTGCCCCCATCGTGGTGATCTCTTCGCCCAGAATCGTGATGGACCCTGATGTCACGGGCTCCAGCCCCAGCAACAGCCGACCAGTGGTGGACTTGCCACACCCGGACTCCCCCACGATCGCGAGCGTCTCCCCCTGGTGCAGCGTGAGGTCGATGTCGTCGACCGCACGCACGTCGCCGATCTTCTTCTTGAACAGGATCCCGCGGCTGATCGGATAGTGCTTGACGAGGCCTTGGGCGTCGATGACCAACTCAGTCGAGGTCGAGGCCATGCTCGTACACCTCCTCGGCGAACCAGCAACGGCTGCCATGGTCTGGTGCGACATCCGTCAGGGGTGGTGGTCCCCCGGTGCGACAACGGTCTTCGGCGCGGGGGCAGCGAGGGTTGAAGGCACATCCGGGTGGCACGCTGAACAGGCTCGGAGGCATGCCCTTGATCGCCGGCAGCCGTACCTCGCGGTTGTCGATCTTCGGGATCGACTGCAGCAGTGCGTATGTGTAGGGATTGGCGGTATTGGTGTAGATCTCGTCCACCGAGCCACGTTCCATGGTGCGACCGGAGTACATGACCGAGATGCGCTCAGCCACATCGGCGACGACACCCAGGTCGTGCGTGATGAGGATCAACCCCATATTGGTCTCGGCCTGAAGTTCCGCGAGCAGATCCATGATCTGCGCCTGAACGGTGACATCGAGCGCGGTGGTCGGCTCGTCTGCGATGAGGACGAGAGGCTTGAGCGCGATCATCATGGCGATCATGATGCGCTGCCTCATCCCTCCTGAGAATTGGTGTGGGTAGTTGTCGTAGCGCTCCGCGGCACCCGGGATTCTGACCCGCTTCAGAACATCGATCGTCGCCGTCTTGGCGTCACTGCGATTGAGCCCCTTGTGCACCCGGAACATCTCCGAGATCTGCTCGCCGATGCTGATCACAGGGTTCAACGCGGACAGCGCATCTTGGAAGATCATCGCGATTTGGTTCCCGCGGATCTGCTGGTATTCCTTTTCCGGGAGGCCGATGAGTTCCTTACCCAACAACTTCACGGAACCGCCACTGATCCGTGCCGGTGGGGTGTCGAGGATTCCCATGATCGCCTGCGCGGTCACGGACTTGCCGGATCCGGATTCGCCGAGGATGGCGATCGTCTGCCCCCGATCCAAAGTGAAAGACACACCATTGACGGCTCGTGCCACTCCGTCCCGCGTGGCGAACTCGACTTTGAGTTCGTCCACCTCGAGCAGCAGTTCCGACACGTCTGTCACTTCCTCAGCTTCGGATCGAGGGCCTCGCTGACTGCCTCGCCCAGCAAGATGAAGGCGAGCACGGTGATCGTCAAGAAACCCGCGGGGACCAACAACGTCCACGGTGCCTGGAAGAAGGAGTTCTGCGCGTCCGAGATCATCGTTCCCCACGAGAACGCCGGCGGGCGGATCCCGAGTCCGAGGTAGGACAGCGTGGCCTCGGCGCCGATGAAGAGACCCAGGCTGATCACGGCCACCACGATCGAGGGGCCGATGGCGTTCGGCAGGATGTGGCGCACCATGATGCGGTGATTGCTGGCCCCCAATGCCCGTGCCGCCAAGGTGTAGTCCTGACCCTTGGCCTCGATGGTCTTGCCCCGCACCATCCGCGCGGCGACCGGCCAGCTCAGCAGGGTGAGCGCCAACACCACCCCCCAGATCCCGGGCAGCTGAACCGCTGACAGCAACACGATGGCCCCGAGGATGTAAGGGACCCCGAGGAAGATGTCGATGATCCGCGAAATAGTCGAATCCGTCTTGCCCCCGAAGAAACCGGCGGTCAGGCCCACGACCGCGCCGATCAGTGTGGTGCTGATCGCGGCGATCACCCCGACCGCGACGCTGGGCCGGGCACCGTAGATGCTCAGCGAATAGACGTCACAGCCCTGCTGGTCCGAGCCCATCTTGAACATGTCGTTGGGCGGCGAGCAGGGAGTTCGCCAACTGGCAGCCACCGGTCAAAGAACTGGTCGCGGCCTCACTCGCCAGCAACTGGGGGAACAGGACCATGGCGAGCACGAACACCAGCAACACTGCGCTGATCCAGAAGATCCAACTGTGCCGCAAGTCGTACCAAGCGTCCCCGGCAAGCGTGCGCGACGCGGGCCCCTCCTCGCGCAGCGAGGTGTCCACGTCCAACTGAATGTCACTCATAGCGGATCCTCGGGTCGAGTACGCCGTACAGGATGTCCACGAGCAGACTGCTGAGCATGTAGACGATGATCAGCAAGGTGGTGATCCCGACCACGACGACCGCTTCTTGCTGGCGGATCGACGGTGTAGAGCTGTTGTCCGATGCCGGGGATGTTGAAGATGCCCTCGGTCACGACCGCTCCACCCATGAGGGTGCCGAGCTCGATGCCGAGGAACGTGACGACCGGGATCAGCGAGTTGCGCAGCCCGTACTTGCGCAACACCGTGGTCGGCGGCAGGCCCTTGGCTTTGGCCGTGCGCATGAAGTCCATGTTGAAGGTCTCCAGCAGGCTCTGGCGCGTGAGCCGCAGGACATACGCAAGGGATCCGGCCGCCAGCACGAAAGCCGGGATGATGTAACTGGTCGGCCAGCCTTGCGAGACACCCGATGGTGCGACCCAGCCGAGTTTGACGCCGAACAACCACTGCAAGGTGAAGCCGAGAACGAACAGTGGGATGGCGATGAAGATCAGCGCGACCGCGAGGGACATGTTGTCGAAGAATTTGCCCCGCTTCAGCGCCGCATAGATGCCGATGGAGATACCGAGGACGATCTCGATCGCGACAGCCGTCACGGCCAACGTCGCGGTGACCGGGAAGCGCTCCACGACGATCTCCCACACCGATTCGCCCGAGAACGTGGTGCCGAAGTCTCCTTGGAGAACGCCCCAGATGTACTTGAGGTACTGGACGATGAAGGGGTCGTCCAGGTTGAACTGCTGAGTCAGGTACGCCATGTAGGCAGGGTTCTGGCGCTGCTGTGGTGAGAGTGTGTTGAGCGGGTCGCCCAGCGCGTTCATCAAGAAGTAGATCAGGAACGTCGCTCCGAAGAACACCGGAATCATCTGGAGCAGACGCCGGATCACATAGCGACCCATCCGACCTCGCTCTCACCCAGGAACGACTCCGGGGGGCACCCTGAACAGGATGCCCCCCGGATGTTGACCCGAGCATAGCGACCGGGGGGTCGCCATGCCGGTGGGGTTGTCAGGAGTTGACGGTGACCTTGTTGAGGTCCACGAAACCATCAGGGCTGATGGTCACATTGGACACCCCGGTCGAGTACCCGCCGACCTGGTTGCGCCACTGGTACGGCCACGCCGGGAAGTCCTCGAAGAGGACCTTCTCGGCCTCCTGCCACTTGGCGATCTGGTCGGCCTCGTCGCTGGCGGCGACACCTTCCTGGAGGAGTCGATCGAATTCTTCACTCTTGTACTGGGACACGTTGCCCGGGCTGTCGCTGGTGAAGAAGAACGCGATCATGTTCTGGATCGTCGGGTTGTCCGCGATCCAGCCTGATCCGACCAGGGTTCCCTGGGGCGCCTTGCCGGACTGGGTGTTGTCCAGCAGTTCGCCGAAGTCCTTGAAGATCTCCACTCCGCACTCCACACCGGTATTGGTCTGGATCTGGTTGCAGATCGCCTTCTGGACGTCACCGGTCTCATTCGCCAGCTGCGGGATGAGCACCTTGTTGCCGGGCACGCCACCCGCACCGTCGATGAGTTCCTTCGCCTTGGCCGCGTCGAACGTGCAGGAGTCCCCACAGATGTCGGTACCGCCACCGGGGATGGTCCCTGGTGCGTAACTGGTGGCCCGCTCGCGCGTGCCGTAGTACAACTTCGAGTTGATCTCGTCCCAGTTGATCGACTTGGCGATGCCGATACGGACGTTCTTGTCCTTGAACGTCGGATCGTTCGCCGGGAATCCGAAGAACGAGTACTGCAGCGACCCAGGCTCGTTGATGAACCGGTCACCGAGGACCTGTGGTGCTGTTGCGAGCGCGTTCTGCGGCAGGTTGTTGGTCACGTCCAGGGTGTTCGCCTGGAGGTCGGCCCACTCGGCGTTCGTGTCAGCGTAGATCTTGAACTCGATCTGATCCGCATTACCCGGAGTGCCCTTGTAGTCGGGGTTCTTCTCGACCGTCATCCCCTGGTTGGTCACCGGACCGGTGAGCTTGTAGGCACCGTTGCCGATCGGCTGCTTCTCGTAGGCCTCGGGGTCCTTGAAGGCCTCACTGGGCATCGGCATGATCTGTGGACCTGCGACGAAGTTCTTGAACAGCGACTCGGTCATGGGCTCGACCAACGTCATCGTGAACTTGGTGTCGCTTTCGGCCTTGAGGCCGGTCATCTCCTTGGCGGAGCCGCTTTCGACCTTGTCGTAGCCCTCGACGTTCAACTGGCCGGGGCCGAGGATGAAGCCGAGTTGCTGGCCGTTCTTGGCATTCGCCGCGTAGTTGAAGGTGTCCACGAAGGTCTTCGCGGTGACGGCTTCACCGTTGGTGAAGGTGAAACCGGGGTTGAGCTCGACGGTCCAGGTCT
This window contains:
- a CDS encoding ABC transporter permease, producing the protein MFKMGSDQQGCDVYSLSIYGARPSVAVGVIAAISTTLIGAVVGLTAGFFGGKTDSTISRIIDIFLGVPYILGAIVLLSAVQLPGIWGVVLALTLLSWPVAARMVRGKTIEAKGQDYTLAARALGASNHRIMVRHILPNAIGPSIVVAVISLGLFIGAEATLSYLGLGIRPPAFSWGTMISDAQNSFFQAPWTLLVPAGFLTITVLAFILLGEAVSEALDPKLRK
- a CDS encoding ABC transporter permease yields the protein MGRYVIRRLLQMIPVFFGATFLIYFLMNALGDPLNTLSPQQRQNPAYMAYLTQQFNLDDPFIVQYLKYIWGVLQGDFGTTFSGESVWEIVVERFPVTATLAVTAVAIEIVLGISIGIYAALKRGKFFDNMSLAVALIFIAIPLFVLGFTLQWLFGVKLGWVAPSGVSQGWPTSYIIPAFVLAAGSLAYVLRLTRQSLLETFNMDFMRTAKAKGLPPTTVLRKYGLRNSLIPVVTFLGIELGTLMGGAVVTEGIFNIPGIGQQLYTVDPPARSGRRGRDHHLADHRLHAQQSARGHPVRRTRPEDPL
- a CDS encoding ABC transporter ATP-binding protein, which encodes MTDVSELLLEVDELKVEFATRDGVARAVNGVSFTLDRGQTIAILGESGSGKSVTAQAIMGILDTPPARISGGSVKLLGKELIGLPEKEYQQIRGNQIAMIFQDALSALNPVISIGEQISEMFRVHKGLNRSDAKTATIDVLKRVRIPGAAERYDNYPHQFSGGMRQRIMIAMMIALKPLVLIADEPTTALDVTVQAQIMDLLAELQAETNMGLILITHDLGVVADVAERISVMYSGRTMERGSVDEIYTNTANPYTYALLQSIPKIDNREVRLPAIKGMPPSLFSVPPGCAFNPRCPRAEDRCRTGGPPPLTDVAPDHGSRCWFAEEVYEHGLDLD
- a CDS encoding ABC transporter substrate-binding protein yields the protein MSLRKRGLVTGAVLVTGALTLTACSSSGSSGGGSTAGGGAGGSFSMAIEKPQAMTPSNCYDLYCAQVNRALFTGLFNFEKDSSGAMVPVNTELTKSVTTADKGKTWTVELNPGFTFTNGEAVTAKTFVDTFNYAANAKNGQQLGFILGPGQLNVEGYDKVESGSAKEMTGLKAESDTKFTMTLVEPMTESLFKNFVAGPQIMPMPSEAFKDPEAYEKQPIGNGAYKLTGPVTNQGMTVEKNPDYKGTPGNADQIEFKIYADTNAEWADLQANTLDVTNNLPQNALATAPQVLGDRFINEPGSLQYSFFGFPANDPTFKDKNVRIGIAKSINWDEINSKLYYGTRERATSYAPGTIPGGGTDICGDSCTFDAAKAKELIDGAGGVPGNKVLIPQLANETGDVQKAICNQIQTNTGVECGVEIFKDFGELLDNTQSGKAPQGTLVGSGWIADNPTIQNMIAFFFTSDSPGNVSQYKSEEFDRLLQEGVAASDEADQIAKWQEAEKVLFEDFPAWPYQWRNQVGGYSTGVSNVTISPDGFVDLNKVTVNS
- a CDS encoding dipeptide ABC transporter ATP-binding protein → MASTSTELVIDAQGLVKHYPISRGILFKKKIGDVRAVDDIDLTLHQGETLAIVGESGCGKSTTGRLLLGLEPVTSGSITILGEEITTMGAKQLRAKRRDIQIILQDPYTSLNPRMTVASIIGEPFDIHPDALAGRSKKDAVRDLMDRVGLNPEFVNRYPHQFSGGQRQRIGVARALALQPKIIVADEPVSALDVSVQAQVMNLLLDLRDDMGLSYVFVSHDLAVVRQIADRIAVMYLGKIVETGPQEDIYRAPAHPYTKALISAAPVPDPEAQRSRERIDLQGDVPSPADPPSGCRFRTRCWKAQDKCAAEEPLLHDVGNGQWVACHFPETPEPGWQDHRAVGGEVLPETDVVGEEGA